A window of Fluoribacter dumoffii NY 23 contains these coding sequences:
- a CDS encoding phosphatase PAP2 family protein, translating to MTQFETLFHFMKKPVVILFYAILVILAYYFVDKPLATYFYQLALGNKLPFLEILTALGKWIAYVILFFIAGLYFRYIQVNAVYEARSWYLFGCVFLANLVCLILKVSLSRARPDLLFTNNEFGFYWFKLSSNYWSLPSGHTTTVISLAAGIGTIFSRYFYVLLTIALLIAASRIVLCFHYLSDVMSAFYISLLVVGFFTGYLKRKNWLKKMDCAVR from the coding sequence ATGACACAATTTGAAACATTATTTCATTTTATGAAAAAACCGGTTGTTATTCTTTTTTATGCAATATTAGTGATTTTGGCCTATTATTTTGTAGACAAACCTTTGGCAACCTATTTTTATCAGTTGGCACTTGGAAACAAGCTGCCTTTTTTGGAAATACTGACTGCGTTGGGTAAATGGATTGCTTACGTTATTTTATTTTTTATTGCTGGCTTGTATTTCCGGTACATCCAGGTGAATGCGGTATATGAAGCTCGCTCCTGGTATTTATTTGGTTGCGTGTTCCTGGCCAATTTGGTTTGTTTGATTTTGAAGGTTTCCTTAAGCCGCGCTCGTCCTGATTTATTGTTTACAAATAATGAATTTGGATTTTATTGGTTTAAGTTAAGTTCGAACTACTGGTCTTTGCCTTCAGGACATACAACAACCGTAATTAGTTTGGCTGCAGGAATCGGAACCATTTTTTCTCGGTATTTTTATGTTTTACTGACTATTGCTCTACTCATTGCAGCATCCCGAATAGTGTTATGTTTTCACTATTTGAGCGATGTAATGAGTGCATTTTATATTAGTCTGTTGGTAGTTGGTTTTTTTACAGGATATCTTAAACGGAAGAATTGGCTTAAAAAAATGGATTGCGCTGTTCGATAA
- a CDS encoding APC family permease: MSIIDKILGKPLPLRSREKQELSVLTGVPALGLDSLSSTAYGPEAALAILLPTGVIGLSYFFSISLLVVLVLMSLYFSYLQTAAAYPGGGGAYVVASDNLGKKYGLGAAISLILDYLLNVTVGISAGVGAIVSAIPSLLPYTLSLCLIILFMLTLINLRGIRESGRLFLIPVVIFIICMFITLFIGAVDVWSGGGNPFPLSESTKMQTSHSETLTFWILLTAFANGLTAMTGVEAVSNAVPLFRKPTVKNAQWTLTVIVVTLALFLLLIGYICPAYHIVAMNQNQQGYQTILSQIVEMTMGKGVFYYISIASIFIVLAYSAQTSFSGFPRVCRLLAEDNYLPHFFSERGRRLVFSVGIVILAIFSAIILIIFKGITNNLIPLFAVGAFSAFLFSQIGMVVYWLRQENRKVHYKLIINAVGAGVTAIALFIIVITKFVEGAWIIVVLAPTLALLMHRIKHHYERIAQEIEKPIKIDPSLLKPPVVIIPIHGIDLLAEKAIQFGMLLSDDITAVFVDAGYEDVERLKQLWHEKIEIPAQKTDKGIPKLEIIKSPYRRIYKPLLNFVNKVRKERKNRLIALIIPELVEPKWYEYLLHNIHAPGLRTLLFLERDPRTIVITIPWYLRE, translated from the coding sequence ATGTCCATTATAGATAAAATCTTGGGAAAACCTCTCCCATTAAGGTCCAGGGAAAAGCAAGAGTTGTCCGTTTTAACTGGAGTCCCTGCGCTTGGTTTAGATTCATTGTCTTCAACAGCATATGGTCCAGAAGCTGCACTTGCCATTCTATTACCCACTGGAGTTATAGGCTTAAGTTATTTTTTTAGCATTTCTTTATTAGTCGTTCTTGTGCTGATGTCTTTATATTTTTCCTATTTACAAACCGCTGCGGCCTATCCTGGAGGTGGGGGGGCGTATGTTGTTGCCAGTGATAATTTGGGAAAAAAATACGGTTTAGGCGCCGCGATTTCCTTAATCCTGGACTATTTATTGAATGTTACAGTGGGTATCTCAGCAGGTGTGGGCGCAATTGTATCTGCAATCCCGTCATTGCTCCCTTATACTCTTAGCTTATGCCTTATTATTTTGTTTATGCTCACGCTGATTAACTTACGGGGTATCCGGGAGTCAGGGAGACTTTTCTTAATCCCCGTAGTTATTTTTATCATTTGCATGTTCATTACATTGTTCATCGGTGCAGTAGATGTCTGGAGTGGGGGCGGGAATCCATTCCCTCTAAGTGAATCGACAAAAATGCAAACTTCCCATTCCGAAACACTTACCTTTTGGATTTTATTAACGGCTTTTGCTAATGGTTTAACGGCAATGACGGGGGTAGAGGCAGTAAGTAATGCCGTGCCTTTATTTCGCAAGCCCACAGTTAAAAATGCCCAATGGACATTGACGGTTATCGTGGTCACATTGGCTCTTTTTTTACTATTGATTGGTTATATTTGCCCTGCTTACCATATTGTAGCCATGAATCAGAACCAACAAGGGTATCAAACCATACTGTCACAAATAGTTGAGATGACTATGGGAAAAGGTGTTTTTTACTATATTTCGATTGCCAGTATATTCATTGTTCTTGCTTACTCAGCCCAGACAAGTTTTTCCGGGTTTCCAAGAGTATGCCGCTTACTTGCAGAGGATAATTATTTACCTCATTTTTTTTCGGAACGAGGCAGACGTCTGGTTTTCTCAGTGGGAATTGTCATTTTAGCAATTTTTTCAGCAATTATTCTCATTATTTTTAAAGGCATAACAAATAATCTGATTCCCTTGTTTGCTGTGGGCGCATTTAGTGCCTTTTTGTTTTCCCAGATTGGGATGGTGGTTTATTGGCTACGTCAGGAGAATCGTAAAGTCCATTACAAACTGATAATTAATGCCGTTGGCGCCGGGGTTACTGCAATTGCCCTTTTTATTATTGTCATTACAAAATTTGTCGAAGGTGCCTGGATAATTGTTGTTCTTGCACCTACTCTTGCCCTGTTAATGCATCGTATTAAACATCATTATGAACGAATTGCCCAGGAAATTGAAAAGCCTATAAAAATAGATCCGAGTTTACTTAAACCCCCTGTAGTAATTATTCCAATACATGGTATCGATTTACTCGCCGAAAAAGCGATTCAATTTGGAATGTTGCTTTCCGACGATATTACTGCTGTTTTTGTTGATGCAGGATATGAAGATGTTGAGCGTTTAAAACAGCTTTGGCATGAAAAAATTGAAATACCCGCCCAAAAAACAGATAAAGGAATTCCTAAACTGGAAATTATTAAATCACCCTATCGCCGAATTTATAAACCTTTATTAAATTTCGTGAACAAAGTAAGAAAAGAGAGGAAAAATAGACTCATTGCTCTTATTATACCTGAGTTGGTTGAGCCTAAATGGTATGAATACCTGTTACACAATATTCATGCCCCGGGGCTGCGTACTTTACTTTTTCTAGAACGTGATCCTCGCACGATTGTTATCACAATCCCGTGGTATCTGCGTGAGTAA
- a CDS encoding C1 family peptidase, with protein MGLMKFSVKSIQSCALALLVTQSIYAEDITVIGSLKQTLTEAQAQSASKKSIKNEKVIHLLHVELSDEAKKYLVQHAQDTLGHTQSFAKTASGKIAAAIANKVALGMNNVPVLDQGIHGTCTTFAITAAVDATMVKGDYISQLCNLQLGSYLEKQGYGYSGWNGSYASHVIGQMDQYGIVNKAKQRKYGCGGMTEYPAYREHDPDSFIEPEQFSSISEPVFGNEVSWSDVYHRQAPENNLDEVKQALNAGDRLAFAVLLPRTDLGLVGAVGKYKTWIYKDTWVLTPEIAAGINNVKSAHQMIITGYDDQAVAVDNNGVKHKGLLFLRNSWGTSVGNSGEFYMSYDYFKLLAFEITRFSRVK; from the coding sequence ATGGGTTTAATGAAATTTTCCGTTAAATCAATCCAATCATGTGCTTTAGCCTTATTGGTAACTCAAAGTATTTATGCCGAAGATATTACGGTTATTGGATCGTTAAAGCAGACTTTAACGGAGGCACAAGCCCAATCAGCATCCAAAAAATCTATAAAAAATGAAAAAGTCATCCACTTATTACACGTAGAACTATCTGATGAGGCGAAAAAATATTTGGTGCAACATGCTCAAGATACTTTAGGGCATACCCAATCATTTGCCAAAACAGCATCGGGTAAGATAGCTGCCGCGATTGCGAATAAAGTAGCGTTGGGTATGAATAATGTGCCCGTTTTGGATCAGGGAATACATGGAACCTGCACCACGTTTGCAATAACAGCCGCAGTTGATGCCACAATGGTCAAAGGTGATTATATAAGCCAATTATGTAATCTGCAGTTGGGAAGTTATTTGGAAAAACAGGGATATGGTTACAGTGGTTGGAATGGGAGTTATGCAAGCCATGTGATTGGACAAATGGATCAATATGGAATCGTGAATAAAGCAAAACAACGGAAATATGGTTGCGGCGGCATGACCGAATACCCAGCTTACCGAGAACATGACCCTGACTCATTTATTGAACCCGAACAGTTTAGTTCAATAAGTGAACCCGTTTTCGGTAATGAGGTGAGTTGGTCTGATGTCTACCATAGGCAGGCTCCCGAGAACAACTTGGATGAAGTAAAACAAGCATTGAATGCTGGTGATCGATTGGCTTTTGCGGTACTGCTTCCACGTACTGATTTGGGACTGGTGGGTGCCGTTGGCAAATATAAGACCTGGATTTATAAAGATACCTGGGTATTAACACCGGAAATTGCAGCAGGAATTAACAATGTAAAATCAGCTCATCAAATGATTATTACCGGATACGATGATCAGGCTGTCGCTGTGGATAATAACGGAGTAAAACATAAAGGATTATTATTCCTTCGTAACTCATGGGGAACTTCTGTTGGCAATAGTGGGGAATTTTACATGTCCTATGATTATTTTAAGTTATTAGCTTTTGAGATTACCCGATTTTCTCGAGTAAAATAG